In Acidimicrobiia bacterium, the following proteins share a genomic window:
- a CDS encoding ATP-binding protein: MPATGGPVRADDGAPRAAALAATVIAEDEAREAAQAQAREQVIFPDDLLPGVNAAPMSLRAGLKRGGVMMFAVLTLLNSLDELEGAAIYVLAPEIRATFGISKGTIVFIGTASAGFFVLGAVPMGWLSDRVKRVPIVGFSGLFFGLFVFLSGVATSAFMLFWTRFGTGIAKASTIPVHASLLADNYPIGVRARMSALNEMIGRGLALASPVLVGGIATIAGGPEGWRWAWYVLGVPVAIAAVGAFLIKEPPRGQFEQDHVLGELIEDEDPAPISMEAAFARIKRIRTVRTVLVAFCALGFGLFSQQVLATLYLDETLRVTDVLDRGLLLSLSGVAALPLLPLIGSRFDRIYRQNPARALALVGALVLPSALITPLQYSTHSKALFVVFGIPQAVLTICAFAMVRPVTQAVVPYRLRGMGAAVTTMYIFFIGGFGGGIASGFLTDEIGVRGTVIVLGVPTAIIGGLLLMNGARFIRHDLSLVVEELLEEQEEYHKRHDEGIAVPALQLANIDFSYGPVQVLFGVNLEVQKGETVALLGTNGAGKSTVLRVITGLGVPERGVVRLNGQNVTYVAPEARARRLGIMALPGGQGVFPGLTVLQNLTISARLNATSRHESEDRIAGVLELLPELADRRGQIAANLSGGQRQMLAIARVLLHEPEVLLIDELSLGLAPVVVQRLLEVVENLKARGQTMVIVEQSLNVALAVADRAIFLEKGEVRFEGPAADLLERDDLVRAVFFGAQGG; this comes from the coding sequence GTGCCAGCCACGGGGGGACCGGTGCGCGCGGACGACGGGGCACCACGTGCCGCCGCCCTCGCCGCCACGGTGATCGCCGAGGACGAGGCCCGGGAGGCGGCGCAGGCCCAGGCCCGCGAGCAAGTGATCTTTCCCGACGACCTGCTCCCGGGGGTGAACGCGGCACCCATGTCGCTGCGCGCCGGCCTGAAGCGGGGCGGCGTGATGATGTTCGCGGTCCTCACCCTGCTCAACTCGCTCGACGAGCTCGAGGGCGCGGCGATCTATGTGCTTGCACCGGAGATCCGCGCGACGTTTGGCATCAGCAAGGGCACGATCGTGTTCATCGGCACCGCGTCCGCGGGCTTCTTTGTCCTCGGTGCCGTGCCGATGGGGTGGCTGAGCGATCGCGTGAAGCGGGTTCCCATCGTCGGGTTCTCGGGCCTGTTCTTCGGCTTGTTCGTATTCCTCTCCGGCGTGGCGACCAGCGCGTTCATGCTCTTCTGGACGCGGTTCGGGACCGGCATCGCCAAGGCGTCCACGATTCCCGTGCACGCCTCCCTCCTCGCCGACAACTACCCGATTGGCGTGCGCGCCCGCATGTCTGCGCTGAACGAGATGATCGGCCGCGGGCTCGCACTGGCGAGCCCGGTGCTCGTCGGCGGGATCGCGACGATCGCGGGAGGGCCCGAGGGATGGCGCTGGGCGTGGTACGTCCTCGGAGTCCCGGTTGCGATCGCCGCGGTCGGCGCGTTCCTCATCAAGGAGCCGCCGAGGGGTCAGTTCGAGCAGGACCACGTGCTCGGCGAGCTCATCGAGGACGAGGACCCGGCCCCGATCTCGATGGAGGCCGCGTTTGCGCGCATCAAGCGCATCCGCACGGTCAGGACGGTGCTCGTCGCCTTCTGCGCGTTGGGTTTCGGGTTGTTCAGCCAGCAGGTGTTGGCCACGCTCTACCTCGACGAGACGCTGCGCGTCACCGACGTGCTGGACCGCGGCCTGCTCCTCAGCCTCAGCGGCGTGGCCGCGCTGCCGCTCCTCCCGCTCATCGGCTCACGCTTCGACCGCATCTACCGCCAGAACCCGGCTCGGGCGCTCGCGCTCGTGGGAGCACTGGTCCTCCCGTCGGCGCTGATCACGCCGCTCCAATATTCGACGCACAGCAAGGCGTTGTTCGTGGTGTTCGGCATCCCCCAGGCGGTGCTCACGATCTGCGCGTTCGCCATGGTCAGGCCGGTGACCCAGGCCGTCGTCCCCTACCGGCTGCGCGGTATGGGCGCCGCAGTGACCACGATGTACATCTTCTTCATCGGTGGCTTCGGCGGCGGGATCGCCTCGGGCTTCCTCACTGATGAGATCGGCGTGCGGGGCACGGTCATCGTCCTGGGCGTCCCGACGGCGATCATCGGCGGGCTGCTGCTGATGAACGGCGCGCGCTTCATTCGTCACGACCTGTCGCTCGTCGTCGAGGAGCTGCTCGAAGAGCAGGAGGAGTACCACAAGCGTCACGACGAGGGCATTGCCGTTCCGGCTCTCCAGCTCGCCAACATCGACTTCTCCTACGGCCCGGTCCAGGTGCTCTTCGGCGTGAACCTCGAGGTGCAGAAGGGCGAGACCGTCGCGCTGCTTGGTACCAACGGCGCCGGCAAGTCCACGGTCCTCCGGGTGATCACTGGGCTCGGCGTACCCGAACGCGGCGTCGTCCGGCTCAACGGTCAGAACGTCACCTACGTCGCGCCCGAGGCTCGAGCCCGGCGGCTCGGCATCATGGCCCTGCCGGGCGGTCAGGGCGTGTTCCCGGGCCTCACCGTTCTGCAGAACCTCACGATCAGCGCCCGCTTGAATGCCACGTCGCGCCACGAATCCGAAGACCGCATCGCGGGTGTCCTCGAGCTGCTCCCCGAGCTCGCCGACCGCCGCGGCCAGATTGCGGCCAACCTCTCTGGCGGCCAACGCCAGATGCTCGCCATCGCCCGCGTCCTCCTCCACGAGCCCGAGGTTCTCCTGATCGACGAGCTGTCGCTGGGCCTCGCGCCCGTAGTGGTCCAACGGCTCCTCGAGGTGGTGGAGAACCTCAAAGCGCGCGGGCAGACGATGGTCATCGTCGAGCAGTCGCTGAACGTGGCGCTCGCCGTCGCCGACCGGGCAATCTTCCTCGAGAAGGGCGAAGTGCGGTTCGAGGGTCCGGCCGCCGACCTCCTCGAGCGAGACGACCTCGTACGCGCGGTGTTCTTCGGAGCCCAGGGCGGCTAA